The following coding sequences lie in one Maribacter forsetii DSM 18668 genomic window:
- a CDS encoding aryl-sulfate sulfotransferase, which produces MALFLACSSDDDKVVDEIEQEEEVIEEEEQEPQLPAEVVYPIEGETGTILLNNKLLSQEGYVLVNESSDDRVYLMEKDSALIVHEWNLEFGLGNDVELLADGRLLASLGVETPDFSFGGFGGIIQLINPDSTVDWEFIYANQDHIIHHDVEMLPNGNILAIVWDLRSTEELNAIGYLGEEEKVYTETIIEINPNTDEIVWKWESWDHIVQDVDATKSRFGVISEHPELVNINYIDVLRETVVPDGDIMHANGFDYDEENDIIYMTINNFSEVWVIDHSTTIEEAKLNTGGNYGKGGDLLYRFGNPLAYENALGERTFYNNHFPNLLENDVPGDGNILVYANGNGDSKQSVVYELIIPSEFNLQPNKDNELNVVWSYTREGLYAPRVSGAVRLDNGNTLITSGTSGVIEVTNEKEVVWEFEGTGFYWRSYHYNLDSDATSFLNAEIP; this is translated from the coding sequence TTGGCTTTATTTTTAGCATGTTCATCAGATGATGATAAAGTTGTTGATGAAATAGAGCAAGAAGAAGAAGTTATTGAAGAAGAGGAGCAAGAGCCTCAGTTACCAGCTGAAGTGGTTTATCCAATAGAAGGAGAAACGGGAACAATACTATTGAATAATAAATTATTATCTCAAGAAGGTTATGTATTGGTGAATGAGTCTTCTGATGACCGGGTGTATTTAATGGAGAAAGATTCCGCTCTGATTGTTCATGAATGGAATTTAGAATTTGGACTTGGGAATGATGTTGAATTATTGGCAGATGGGAGATTGCTTGCTTCATTAGGAGTAGAAACTCCAGATTTTAGTTTTGGTGGTTTTGGAGGAATTATTCAATTGATAAATCCAGATAGTACAGTAGATTGGGAGTTTATTTACGCTAATCAAGACCATATAATTCATCATGATGTTGAGATGCTACCTAACGGAAATATTCTGGCCATAGTTTGGGATTTAAGAAGTACTGAAGAGTTAAATGCTATTGGTTATTTAGGTGAAGAAGAGAAGGTGTACACAGAAACTATTATAGAAATAAATCCTAATACGGATGAAATAGTTTGGAAATGGGAATCATGGGATCATATAGTACAAGATGTAGATGCTACTAAATCACGATTTGGAGTAATTAGTGAGCATCCAGAATTAGTAAATATCAATTATATAGATGTACTGCGTGAAACTGTAGTGCCAGATGGAGATATAATGCATGCAAATGGTTTTGATTATGATGAGGAGAATGATATAATTTATATGACTATCAATAACTTTAGTGAGGTATGGGTTATAGATCACAGTACAACTATTGAAGAAGCAAAGTTAAATACGGGTGGTAACTATGGTAAAGGCGGAGATTTGTTATACAGATTTGGTAATCCTTTAGCTTATGAAAACGCCTTGGGAGAGAGAACGTTCTACAATAATCATTTTCCCAACCTTTTGGAGAATGATGTGCCTGGTGATGGCAACATATTAGTATATGCTAATGGTAATGGAGATTCTAAACAATCTGTTGTATACGAATTAATTATACCATCAGAATTTAATTTACAACCCAATAAGGATAATGAATTGAATGTAGTTTGGAGCTATACCAGAGAAGGGTTGTATGCACCACGGGTATCAGGTGCAGTTAGGTTAGATAATGGCAATACTTTAATAACTTCAGGTACTTCTGGTGTAATAGAGGTAACGAATGAAAAAGAAGTTGTTTGGGAGTTCGAAGGCACAGGTTTTTACTGGAGATCTTACCATTATAATCTAGATAGTGATGCTACTTCTTTTTTGAATGCTGAAATTCCATAA